In a single window of the Rhineura floridana isolate rRhiFlo1 chromosome 3, rRhiFlo1.hap2, whole genome shotgun sequence genome:
- the LOC133380014 gene encoding myosin-1B-like: MSSDAEMAAFGEAAPYLRKPEKERIEAQNKPFDAKNSVFVVDPKISYAKGNVTAREGGKITVKTETGDTLTVKEDQIFCMNPPKYDKIEDMAMMTHLHEPAVLYNLKERYAAWMIYTYSGLFCVTVNPYKWLPVYNPEVVNAYRGKKRQEAPPHIFTISDNAYQFMLTDRENQSILITGESGAGKTVNTKRVIQYFATIAATADKKKDEPTAQGKMQGNLEDQIISANPLLEAFGNAKTVRNDNSSRFGKFIRIHFGATGKLASADIETYLLEKSRVTFQLKAERSYHIFYQIMSNKRPELIEMLLITTNPYDYHYVSQGEISVASINDQEELMATDSAIDILGFTAEEKTAIYKLTGAVMHYGNMKFKQKQREEQAEPDGTEVADKAAYLMNLNSADLLKALCYPRVKVGNEYVTKGQTVQQVYNNVGALAKAVFEKMFLWMVIRINQQLDTKQPRQHFIGVLDIAGFEIFDFNSLEQLCINFTNEKLQQFFNHHMFVLEQEEYKKEGIEWEFIDFGMDLAACIELIEKPMGIFSILEEECMFPKATDISFKNKLYDQHLGKCKNFEKPKPGKGKAEAHFSLVHYAGTVDYNISGWLEKNKDPLNETVIQLYQKSSMKTLALLFADRPADTEGGGGGGKKGGKKKGSSFQTVSALFRENLNKLMSNLRSTHPHFVRCIIPNETKTPGAMEHELVLHQLRCNGVLEGIRICRKGFPSRIIYGDFKQRYRVLNASAIPEGQFIDSKKASEKLLGSIDIDHTQYKFGHTKVFFKAGLLGLLEEMRDDKLAQLITRTQAMCRGFLMRVEFKKMMERRESIFTIQYNIRSFMNVKHWPWMKLYFKIKPLLKSAESEKEMANMKEEFAKTKEDLAKAEAKVKELEEKMVTLMQEKNDLQLQVQSEADGLADAEERCDQLIKTKIQLEAKIKELTERAEDEEEINAELTAKKRKLEDECSELKKDIDDLELTLAKVEKEKHATENKVKNLTEEMAVLDETIAKLTKEKKALQEAHQQTLDDLQAEEDKGNTLTKAKTKLEQQVDDLEGSLEQEKKLRMDLERAKRKLEGDLKLSQESLMDLENDKQQLDEKLKKKDFEISQIQSKIEDEQALGTQLQKKIKELQARIEELEEEIEAERASRAKAEKQRSDLSRELEEITERLEEAGGATAVQIEMNKKREAEFQKMRRDLEEATLQHEATAAALRKKHADSAAELGEQIDNLQRVKQKLEKEKSELKMEIDDLASNLESVSKAKSTLEKLSRSLEDQLSEIKAKEEEHQRTINDLSAQRARLQTEAGEFARQVEEKDCLISQLSRGKQGFTQQVEELKRQLEEETKAKNALAHGLQSARHDCDLLREQFEEEQEAKAELQRAMSKANSEVAQWRTKYETDAIQRTEELEEAKKKLAQRLQDAEEHVEAVNSKCASLEKTKQRLQNEVEDLMIDVERSNAACAALDKKQKNFDKILAEWKQKYEETQSELEASQKESRSLSTELFKMKNAYEESLDHLETLKRENKNLQQEISDLTEQIAERGKAVHELEKVKKQIEQEKSELQASLEEAEASLEHEEGKILRIQLELNQVKADIDRRIAEKDEEIDQLKRNHLRVVESMQSILDAEIRSRNDALRVKKKMEGDLNEMEIQLSHANRQAAEALKNLRNTQGQLKDTQLHLDDAIRSQDDLKEQVAMVERRANLMQAEIEELQAALEQTERGRKVAEQELLDASERVQLLHTQNTSLINTKKKLETDIAQIQGEVEETIQEARNAEEKAKKAITDAAMMAEELKKEQDTSAHLERMKKNLEQTVKDLQHRLDEAEQLALKGGKKQLQKLEARVRELEAEVENEQKRSTDAIKGVRKYERRVKELTYQSEEDRKNVLRLQDLVDKLQMKVKAYKRQSEEAEEQSNLNLSKFRKIQHELEEAEERADIAESQVNKLRVKTRDAGKVIKSEE; the protein is encoded by the exons ATGTCTTCAGATGCTGAAATGGCAGCCTTCGGGGAAGCTGCACCTTATCTCCGAAAGCCAGAAAAGGAGAGAATTGAGGCCCAAAACAAGCCCTTTGATGCTAAGAACTCGGTTTTTGTGGTGGATCCTAAGATCTCCTATGCCAAAGGCAATGTCACAgccagggaaggagggaaaatcaCAGTAAAGACAGAAACAGGAGAC ACTTTAACTGTTAAAGAAGATCAAATTTTTTGCATGAATCCTCCCAAATATGACAAAATTGAGGACATGGCCATGATGACCCATCTCCATGAACCTGCTGTCCTGTATAACCTCAAAGAACGTTATGCAGCTTGGATGATCTAT ACCTACTCAGGTCTCTTCTGCGTCACGGTCAATCCCTACAAGTGGCTGCCAGTGTATAATCCTGAGGTGGTAAATGCCTACAGGGGCAAAAAGCGCCAAGAGGCCCCTCCGCACATCTTCACCATCTCTGACAATGCCTATCAGTTCATGTTAACTG ATCGTGAGAATCAGTCGATCCTGATCAC TGGAGAATCTGGTGCTGGAAAGACTGTGAACACGAAACGCGTCATCCAGTACTttgcaacaattgcagccacagcaGATAAGAAGAAGGATGAACCAACTGCACAAGGCAAAATGCAG GGTAACCTTGAAGATCAAATCATCAGCGCCAACCCCTTGCTGGAGGCTTTTGGAAACGCTAAGACTGTGAGGAATGACAACTCCTCGCGTTTT GGCAAATTCATCAGAATCCATTTTGGTGCCACAGGCAAATTGGCTTCTGCTGACATTGAGACAT ATCTGCTGGAGAAGTCCAGAGTTACTTTCCAGCTGAAAGCTGAAAGAAGCTACCACATCTTCTATCAGATCATGTCCAACAAGAGGCCGGAACTGATTG AGATGCTTCTGATTACTACCAACCCATACGACTATCACTATGTGAGTCAGGGTGAGATCTCTGTTGCCAGCATTAATGATCAAGAAGAGCTGATGGCAACTGAT AGCGCCATTGACATCCTGGGCTTCACTGCTGAAGAGAAGACAGCCATTTACAAGCTAACAGGAGCTGTGATGCACTATGGGAACATGAAGTTCAAGCAGAAGCAACGTGAGGAGCAGGCTGAGCCAGATGGCACTGAAG TTGCTGACAAGGCTGCCTATCTCATGAATCTCAATTCAGCAGATCTGCTGAAAGCTCTGTGCTACCCCCGAGTCAAGGTTGGAAATGAGTATGTCACCAAAGGCCAAACTGTCCAGCAG GTGTACAATAATGTTGGTGCTCTGGCTAAGGCTGTCTTTGAGAAGATGTTTTTGTGGATGGTCATTCGTATCAACCAGCAGCTGGATACCAAGCAGCCTAGGCAGCACTTCATAGGAGTGTTGGACATTGCTGGCTTTGAGATCTTTGAT TTCAACAGCCTGGAGCAGCTGTGTATCAACTTCACCAATGAGAAACTGCAACAGTTTTTCAACCATCACATgtttgtgctggagcaagaggaaTACAAGAAGGAGGGAATTGAATGGGAGTTCATTGACTTTGGAATGGATCTGGCTGCCTGCATTGAACTCATTGAGAAG CCAATGGGCATTTTCTCCATCCTAGAAGAAGAGTGCATGTTTCCCAAGGCGACAGACATATCTTTCAAGAACAAGCTCTATGACCAGCATCTTGGCAAATGCAAGAACTTTGAAAAGCCCAAGCCTGGCAAAGGCAAAGCAGAGGCCCATTTCTCCCTGGTTCACTATGCTGGCACTGTGGACTACAACATCTCCGGCTGGCTGGAGAAAAACAAGGACCCCTTGAATGAAACTGTAATTCAGCTCTACCAGAAATCATCAATGAAAACACTGGCGTTGCTGTTTGCTGACCGCCCTGCAGATACTG agggtggtggaggtggtggcaaGAAAGGTGGCAAGAAGAAGGGCTCATCTTTCCAGACTGTGTCTGCTCTCTTCAGG GAGAATTTAAACAAGCTGATGAGCAATTTGAGGAGTACTCACCCTCATTTTGTGCGCTGTATCATCCCTAATGAAACGAAAACCCCTG GTGCCATGGAGCATGAACTTGTGTTGCATCAACTGCGGTGTAATGGAGTCCTGGAAGGCATCAGAATTTGCAGAAAAGGATTCCCTAGCAGAATCATTTATGGTGACTTCAAACAGAG ATATAGGGTATTAAATGCAAGTGCCATTCCAGAGGGACAGTTCATTGATAGCAAGAAGGCTTCTGAGAAGCTTCTTGGATCCATTGATATTGACCACACCCAGTATAAATTTGGCCACACCAAG GTGTTCTTCAAAGCTGGTCTTTTGGGTCTTCTAGAGGAGATGAGAGATGACAAATTGGCTCAGCTGATTACACGAACCCAAGCCATGTGCCGTGGTTTCCTGATGAGAGTGGAGTTCAAGAAAATGATGGAAAGGAG AGAGTCCATCTTTACTATTCAGTACAATATTCGTTCATTCATGAATGTGAAGCACTGGCCTTGGATGAAGTTGTACTTCAAGATCAAGCCTCTGCTGAAGAGTGCTGAGTCAGAGAAGGAGATGGCCAACATGAAGGAAGAGTTTGCGAAAACAAAGGAAGACCTTGCCAAGGCGGAGGCCAAAGTGAAGGAACTAGAAGAAAAGATGGTGACTCTGATGCAAGAGAAGAATGACTTGCAGCTCCAAGTCCAGTCT GAAGCTGATGGTTTGGCAGATGCTGAGGAGAGATGTGATCAGCTGATCAAAACCAAAATTCAGCTGGAAGCTAAAATTAAGGAGCTGACTGAAcgggcagaagatgaagaagaaattAATGCAGAGTTGACAGCCAAAAAGAGGAAACTGGAAGATGAATGCTCAGAACTGAAGAAAGACATTGATGATCTTGAGTTAACCCTGGCCAAGGTTGAAAAGGAGAAGCATGCCACAGAAAACAAG GTGAAAAACCTCACTGAAGAGATGGCAGTCTTAGATGAGACCATTGCCAAATTGACCAAGGAAAAGAAAGCCCTCCAAGAGGCCCATCAGCAGACCTTGGATGACCTGCAGGCAGAGGAGGACAAAGGCAACACTCTGACCAAAGCAAAGACCAAGCTGGAGCAGCAAGTGGATGAT CTTGAAGGGTCACTGGAGCAAGAAAAGAAGCTTCGCATGGACCTTGAAAGAGCCAAGAGGAAGCTTGAAGGGGATCTGAAGTTGTCCCAGGAATCTTTAATGGATTTGGAGAATGATAAGCAGCAACTGGATGAAAAGCTTAAGAA GAAAGACTTTGAAATCAGCCAGATCCAAAGCAAAATTGAAGATGAACAGGCCTTGGGCACCCAACTTCAGAAGAAGATCAAGGAGTTACAG GCCCGCATTGAAGAACTGGAGGAGGAAATTGAGGCTGAGCGTGCATCTCGGGCCAAAGCAGAGAAGCAGCGGTCAGATCTCTCCAGGGAACTTGAAGAGATCACTGAGCGTCTGGAGGAGGCTGGTGGGGCAACAGCAGTTCAGATTGAGATGAACAAGAAGCGTGAGGCAGAATTCCAGAAAATGCGCCGGGACCTTGAAGAGGCCACTCTGCAGCATGAAGCCACTGCAGCTGCCCTCCGCAAGAAGCATGCAGACAGCGCAGCTGAACTTGGGGAACAAATTGATAACCTGCAGCGTGTCAAACAGAAGCTGGAGAAGGAGAAGAGTGAGCTGAAGATGGAGATTGATGACCTTGCTAGTAATCTGGAGTCTGTCTCTAAAGCTAAG TCAACTCTTGAGAAATTATCCCGCTCCTTGGAAGATCAGCTGAGTGAGATTAAAGCAAAGGAGGAAGAGCACCAGCGCACAATTAATGACCTGAGTGCTCAAAGAGCTCGTCTGCAAACAGAAGCTG GTGAATTTGCCCGCCAAGTGGAAGAAAAAGACTGTTTGATCTCACAACTCTCAAGAGGCAAGCAAGGCTTTACCCAACAGGTTGAAGAACTGAAGAGGCAACTTGAAGAAGAAACAAAG GCTAAGAATGCACTGGCCCATGGCTTGCAATCTGCTCGTCATGACTGTGACTTGCTCCGGGAGCAATttgaggaggaacaggaagccaAGGCTGAACTGCAACGTGCCATGTCCAAGGCAAACAGTGAGGTTGCCCAATGGAGAACCAAATATGAGACTGATGCGATCCAGCGCACTGAAGAACTTGAAGAGGCCAA GAAAAAGCTTGCTCAGCGTCTGCAGGATGCTGAAGAGCATGTAGAGGCTGTGAATTCCAAATGTGCTTCCCTTGAGAAGACAAAGCAGAGGTTGCAGAATGAAGTGGAGGACCTGATGATTGATGTGGAAAGGTCCAAcgcagcctgtgcagctctggATAAGAAGCAGAAGAACTTTGATAAG ATTCTGGCAGAGTGGAAACAGAAATATGAGGAAACACAGTCTGAACTGGAAGCTTCCCAGAAGGAGTCTCGTTCTCTCAGCACAGAGCTCTTTAAGATGAAGAATGCTTATGAGGAATCCTTGGATCATCTGGAAACTCTGAAGCGCGAGAACAAGAATCTCCAGC AGGAGATTTCTGACCTCACAGAACAGATTGCTGAGAGAGGAAAAGCTGTCCATGAATTGGAGAAAGTGAAGAAGCAGATTGAGCAAGAGAAATCTGAACTCCAGGCTTCCCTAGAGGAAGCTGAG GCCTCACTGGAACATGAAGAAGGCAAAATCCTCCGCATCCAACTTGAGCTCAACCAGGTGAAGGCTGATATTGACAGGAGAATTGCAGAGAAGGATGAAGAAATTGATCAGCTGAAGAGGAATCATCTGAGAGTGGTGGAGTCCATGCAGAGTATACTGGATGCTGAAATCAGGAGCCGCAATGATGCCCTCAGGGTAAAGAAGAAAATGGAGGGAGATCTGAATGAAATGGAAATCCAGCTGAGCCATGCCAACCGCCAAGCTGCTGAGGCATTAAAGAACCTCAGGAACACACAAGGGCAGCTTAAG GATACACAATTGCACTTGGATGATGCCATTAGGAGCCAAGAcgacctgaaggagcaggtggccATGGTTGAGCGCAGAGCTAATCTGATGCAGGCAGAGATTGAGGAGCTTCAGGCAGCTCTGGAACAAACAGAGAGGGGGCGGAAAGTGGCTGAACAAGAACTTCTGGATGCCAGTGAACGTGTGCAACTCCTCCACACCCAG AATACCAGCTTGATCAACACCAAGAAGAAGCTGGAAACAGACATTGCGCAAATCCAGGGTGAAGTGGAGGAGACCATTCAGGAAGCACGCAATGCAGAAGAGAAGGCCAAGAAGGCCATCACTGAT